A region of the Amycolatopsis sp. cg13 genome:
GTCGCGGTGAACGTCCCGTCCCCGAGCGACCGGACTGCGGTGGCCGCGTCGAAGGCGGTCGCGGTGTCGTCGGCCGCGCTCACGGACGACCGGCCACGGCGATACGGCGCGTGGAACCGGGTCCGGGGAAGACTGGAGACGGCGATGGCAGCGAGGTCACGCCCGCACTTTACGGTGCCCGGCCGCCTTTGCGAGCCGAGCCGGGCAGGGACCGCCCGGACAGCCGAGCAAGATCACCCGCGGACACGGCCCGAAATGCGGCCGGTCGGCTGGCGGCGCACGACTGCTCGCCGGAGCCGCGGATCACTGCCCTGGGTGCGGCCGGGCGAACAACAATGTCTCCGCCGCTGCGCGGGCCCGCGACGCTGCGCCAATCGCGTGACGAGTGCTGCCCGCAAGCACTACCTGGGCCGAAAAAGCCATGTCTGACCAGCTTTTCCAGCAATTCCGCACCCGGATCACTGCCCCAAATGCAACCGGGCGAACAACAACGCCTCCGCCAACGCCCGCGCCCGCGAAGCCGCCCCCGTCGCGTGCCGGGTGTTCACTTCCAGCACCACCTGACCGGAAAAGCCGTCGCTCACCAGTTTTTCCAGCAATTCCGCACAAGGTTGCCCGCCATGCCCCGGAATCAGGTGCTCGTCCTTCGGAATTCCCGTCCCGTCCGCCAAATGGACATGGCTCAGCCCGGCCCCCATCCGGTCGGCCAATGCCAGCGCATCCATCCGCGCCGCGGCCGAATGCGACAGGTCCAAGGTGTAGTGCCGGAATCCGACATCCGTGGGGTCGATCGACGGCCGGAACGCCGACACCCGCGCATCACGCGAGCCGCCAGGCGGGCGGACCTTGAACATGTTCTCCACCGCGACGTCGACGCCGCTCGCGTCCTCCAGCTCGTCCACCAGATCGCCGAACGCGTCGCCGTAGCGGCGCTGCCAGCGGAACGGCGGATGCACCACGACCGTGCGCGCGCCGAGTTCCAGCGCGGCGTCCACGGAGCGGCGCAGGCGCACCTCGGGGTCCGGCGACCAAATCCGCTGCGTGATCAGCAGCGACGGCGAATGCACCGACAGCACCGGCATCCCAGTGCGCCGCGACCAGCGCCGGATCGCCGAGACGTCCTGGCTGATCGGGTCGGCCCACACCATGACCTCGACGCCGTCGTAGCCGAGGTCCGCGGCAAGCTCGAACGCCGCGCCCGCGCGCAGCGGCCACACCGAGGCAGTGCTCAAGCCCACGGGGACGGGCGCGCTCTCACTCACGCGCCCATCCTGCCCCAGAGGCCCCGGCGGCGGGCTACTTGGCCACCAGCAACAGCGCCGCGGGCGACACCGTCACCACCAGCCCGACGAGAATCGCCAGCAGGGTCGTCTGCAGGTCCTCGGCGCGGCGGATCTTCCGCACGATCCAGACCAGCGCGACGATCACCAGCAGCGCGCCCACGAGCGCGGCGGGCGCGAGGTTGACCCACAGCCAGTTGAAGCCCAGCCACACCGCGGCCCCGCCGACGACGCCCAGCGCGAGCTGCCCGGCCAGCGTCAGCCACTGCTTGCCCGCGGACACCGCGGGTTCCGGCTCGGCCTCGGGCGCGTCTTCGGCGACGGCTTCCTCGGGGTAGTCGTCGTACTCGTCGCCTTCGGCGTAGCCCTCGGCGTGTTCGTAGCCTTCGGCGTGCTCGTACCCGTAGCCGTCGTCGCCCTCGAAGTCCGGCTGGCCCTCGGGATAGCCCGACGGCTCGGCGAACTCGCGCTCGTACTCGGAGAGGTCGTCCTCGACGTGGTCCTTGCCTCCCGGCGCGAACGGCATCGGGGCCGGGTAGCCCGCGGTCGGCGGGCCCCCGTCGTAGTCCGCGGCGGCGGGCGGGTACTCGTCCTCGTAGCCGTCGTCGACGTAGTCGTCCTCGGCGTACTCCGCGGCCGGTTCCGGCTCCGCACCAGCGGGCGGGACGGCCGGCATCATGCCGACCTCGGTGTCCTCCAGCTGCTCCGCCTGCCGGCGCTGCCGCCAGCCGGCGAGACCCGCTGGCGGCGCGTCTTCGGCGACGCTCTCGGCGGGCAGGCCGTCGACCGCGTCGAACTGCTCGGTGTGCGGCTCCTGCTTCGGGGCCGGACGGCGGGCCGGAGCGCGCCGCGGCCGATTGGGCGGAGCGGCCGGGGCACCGGGGGCCGGGAACGCGCCGCTCGCCATCGGCGGCGCGGGCGGCTCCGGGGCGTCGCCGTCGAGACCGTCGAGCCGGGCCGCCAGGCCGCCGTCCTGCGGGGGCGGCGGCGGAGCCTGCGGGGCCGGACGACGGCGGACCGGCGGCACCGCGCCGCGGGTCTCCTCGTCAGCGGCCTGCGGACGCGGCGGACGGCCGCGCGGCGGAACCGGCATCTGCCCGGATTCCTGCGGCGGCGCGGGCGGACGCACGTAGCCCGAGTCCTGCGGAGCGGCGGGACGCAGGTAGCCAGTGCCCTGCGGACCGGCCGCGGGCGGCGCGGGCCGGGCGAACTGGCCCGACTCCTGCGGCGGCGCGGGCGGGCGCACGTAGGCCGAATCCTGCTGGCCGTTGCCCGGCCGCGGGTACTGGCCGGACTCCTGCGGCGGCGCCGG
Encoded here:
- a CDS encoding sugar phosphate isomerase/epimerase gives rise to the protein MSESAPVPVGLSTASVWPLRAGAAFELAADLGYDGVEVMVWADPISQDVSAIRRWSRRTGMPVLSVHSPSLLITQRIWSPDPEVRLRRSVDAALELGARTVVVHPPFRWQRRYGDAFGDLVDELEDASGVDVAVENMFKVRPPGGSRDARVSAFRPSIDPTDVGFRHYTLDLSHSAAARMDALALADRMGAGLSHVHLADGTGIPKDEHLIPGHGGQPCAELLEKLVSDGFSGQVVLEVNTRHATGAASRARALAEALLFARLHLGQ